GCCTGTGCCAGTCGCTATGCCGGGGCGTACGTGGTCACTCTGTCGGTCGATCGAGTCGTCTTTCGCGAGCCCATCCACGTCGGTGAACTCGTCACTTTCTCGGCATCGGTCAACTACACCGGCCGCACCTCGATGGAAGTCGGGATTCGCGTCGAAACCGAGAACATTCAGTTCGGTGAGCTACGGCACACCAACAGTTGCTACTTCACCATGGTCGCGATCGGCGACGACGGCAAGCCGAAGACACTGCCCCAGTTGACGCCGACCACCGACGTCGGTGCTCAGCGCTTCGAGGCTGCGCTGCGGCGACGCCAATTGCGCCGTGAGACCGAAGCACGCGAGGCCGAGATCCAGGAGG
The nucleotide sequence above comes from Rhodococcoides fascians A25f. Encoded proteins:
- a CDS encoding acyl-CoA thioesterase; this encodes MTVLMTPDMANFSGNVHGGTILKFLDQVAYACASRYAGAYVVTLSVDRVVFREPIHVGELVTFSASVNYTGRTSMEVGIRVETENIQFGELRHTNSCYFTMVAIGDDGKPKTLPQLTPTTDVGAQRFEAALRRRQLRRETEAREAEIQEAASRI